The sequence CCGGCGACGGCGGACCCGCGACCGCCGCAGCCCTCGACCTCTCCAAAGGGCTCAACCGATACCAGGCCGGCCTGACCGTCGACGCAGCCGACCTGTTCCTCGCGGAGCCATCCCGAGCGCGTGTCCGCCGCGTCGACCGCACCGGCACCGTCACGACCGTCGCCGGCACCGGAATCGTGGGCGAGCCCACCGACACCGGTCCCGCACGTGCGACGCAGCTCGGTTTCCCCTACCAGGTCACCGCCGCACCCGACGGCTCCATCTTCATCGTCGACCTCTACGACATCCTCAGCGCCGGAACAACCGGGCTACTCGGGATTCTCGTCCACCACTGACTCAGCCGCGGAAGTATCACGCTAACGGCCAGGTAGACCGGGGACGAGCGGGCCTGGTCCCGGCCGGGTGCGCTCGGAGAGGTCGGCGGGCTGCCCGGGAGTCTGCCCGGACGCTGGCCGGCGTGCTGGCGGAGATCGGCGGCGTCGCGCGTGTGGCGTTCGGCGCGGGCGATCGGTCGCGACCTGCCACGTCGCGGTCGCGGCTCGGGTGTAGATCCGCGGGCACTTCCGCGGAGGGCGCCGGGTAGCTCCTGCAGACTGCCGACAACGTGGTCGACGACCGCCTCCCGCGGCGATCGTGAACCTCATGGTCACCGGAGGTGACGGTCTGATCGCGGCGAACGCCTCACAGCCACCGGTATCAGCCCTCCATCGGCACAGCAGAGCCAGCCCTTGCCGGTCGGCTGCGTCGCGCCCGCCGCGTGAGGAGATCAGGAGTAGCTCCGTGAAACTCACCATGATCCTCTGCGATGCGGCCCAGGTCGCGGGGGGCAAGCTGTACATCCTCGGCGGCGGCTGGAATCTCATCGGGCCGTCGCCTGCCCCGTCCGCCCTCGGCATCCTGATCGCGCTGCCCTGGGACCGTGCGAACGCACCGTGCACGCTCCGACTTAAGCTCCACGATCAGGACGGCGCACCGGCCATCCAGCCCAGGGCCGGCCGGCCCTCAGCCCGTACAGCTGGAAGCAATCATCGAGGCGGGCCGCCCCCCAGGCCTGGCCGAGGGCTCCCCCCTGCAGATCCCTCTCGCGATCACCGTGCCGCCACTGGCACTCACCGCGGGCACACGCTACCGATGGGAGGCCACCATCGCCGGCGAACCGGAACACGACGACTGGAACGTCAGCTTCCAGACCAGGCCAGCCACACCCCCACTCACCCCACGCGCCGGCGGACCGGACGACTGAATCACGAGCACCTCGCCACGACACAGACCACCACTGCGTTCCTGGCGCTCGGACAGGTAGGCGGCGATGGCGGCGAGCGGCGCGCTGAAGGCGACTTGGCCGTGGACGCCGTCGGCGGTATGGCCGGCGAGGGTGGGGGAGTTGGAGAAGGCCGGCGGTCGAGCGCATCCCGTCGGGCTACCTGATGTACGGCGCGGAGGCGGTGGAGCGGTTGGTGTTCATCTCCTCCGGGGTGCGTGTCTTTCTGACTTGGCGTCGCTGCTCGTCGCGCAGCCGGGGGCAACCGCGGCGGTAGGTAAGGCCCCTGTCGCTGAACACGGAATGCTCTTTCGCGCAGTTCGGGCACGTGAAAACGTAGTCGATGTATCCGTCAACCCGATAGTAGGAGCCATATCTTATCGCCTGGAAGCCCTCGGCGTACTCCGTGGTGAGATCGACGAGTTCCGCCCTGAACGACCGTTTGCAGCGGTCGCACGCCGTACGCCACTCCCACGGCGCCGATTCAGGTGGTGACGCTACGCCTCTCACCGATTCTCCATGTGTACGCTGCGCTTCCTCGCCCGCCCCAGCAGCTTAGTCGGGAGGGGACACTGCGAAAGACGGGCCCCGCCGACCGGCTCAGAACGCAGGCAATCCGCGCGTCGTCTCGCTGCCGAGCCCGCGCGCGGGGCGGGCCAAGACCGCATCCCTAGACGGGTCGGGCCGTGTCTCCCGAATCCCAATCCCCAGTCGGGTCCAGCCGGAACGCGAAAGGGCGGCCCGGATGATTTTTCTCCATGGCTTGCTCGACCGCCGCGATGAGCTGACTCACCCCGCCACGGTGCAGTACCTCAGCGGACGGCAGTACCGCCCACCACGCATTGCCGGTCTGCGCGCGACCAAAGCGAACAACCGGAGGTTCAGCCATGGCCGGATGCTACCGTTGCGCCGCCTAGTACACCTGGTGTCCGGCGCGTCACCGAGGCCGACATCAACGCGGCACGCGCGGCAGCCCTGCGGTCCCGGCCCGAGCACGACGACCTGTCCGCGCGCACCACGCAGCGTCCGGACGGCGGACCAGGTGCAGTGTGTCAGGGTTTGCGGGCGACGCCGCCGTAGAGCCATTCGGTGCGGGGGCTGTCGTCGTCGCCGGGGTGCCACTGCCAGGGCCGTACCAGGCCGGGCTCGACGAGTTCCAGGCCGTCGAAGAAGCTCGCGATCGTGGCGCGCGGCCGGAACCTCATGGGCGAGGTGGCGTTCTCGTAGGCCGCCTCGGTGCGGGCGACGCCCTCGGCCGGCGGGCCGTCGGTGGTCAAATGAGACAGGACCAGATAGGAGCCGGAGGGAACGGCGTCCAGGAACTCGGCGAGCAGACCGGCCGGATTCTCGCTGTCCCGGATGAAGTGGAACAGCGCGACCAGCAGGACGGCGACGGGCCGGGAGAAGTCCAGCAGCCCTGTCGCGTCGGGATGGGTGAGAATACCCGCGGGCTGCCGCGCGTCCGCCGTGATGATCGTCGTGGTGTGATCACTGGCCAGCAGCGCACGGCCATGCGTCGCGACGATCGGGTCGTTGTCGACGTAGACGACGTGCGGGGCCGTCACGACCTGCTTGGCGATCTCATGCACATTGCCCTGCGTGGGCAGGCCGGTGCCGATGTCGAGGAACTGGTCGATACCCGCGCTCGCGAGCCAGCGGGTCGCCCGCTGCAGGAAACGGCGGTTCTCCCAGACGACGTCATAGGTCACCGTGCGCCCCAGCGCGGCGTCTACTTTGGCCGCCGCCTCCCGGTCGACCTCGAAGTTGTCCTTGCCACCGAGGAAGTAGTCGTACATCCGCGCGGGCGTCGGCTGGTCAGTCCGCAGATCCACAGGCGCACTGCCCTGCTCACCAGATACCGCCGACTCGAAGTCCCAGCCTGTCATCATCCCGCCCGTCGAGAGCTCAGCCCGAACGGCCCCAGCGACCGCGGTGGCCATGTGAGCCATCTCGACGAACCACCGACCGACCGAGACACACCCACCGAGCGCGACGTTACTGCGCCACACACCACACAAGTCCGTCGGGCCTCACAAACCGACCACCACAAGCGCGGCGATACTCCACGCACGCCTCCGTCACCAGCCGCTCAGACTCCGGCGCTTGAACTGCGAGCCGTTGCCCACACCGACGGCTGATCGCGGCAGTGCATCGTCGGAGACTGGCACGCCGCCGCGCCGCACCCATGGGCGACCGGCCCTAGACCACCAGGACAGCACGCAGGCCACGCCGGCTGCCTCACCGGATTTCCGCAACCTCACAGGTATCGTGCCGATCATGGAGGGTGTGCGGGTGTTCCTCGTGGACGACCACGAAGTCGTCCGGCGAGGCATCCGGGAAACACTTCAGGACACCGGCGAGATCGAGGTCGTCGGCGAGGCGTCGACAGCCGCCGAGGCGCTGCGCCAGATCCCCACCGCCGCGCCGAACGTCGCCGTGCTCGACGCCCGACTGCAAGAAGGCAGCGGCATCGAGGTCTGTCGGGAGATCCGTGCGGACCATCCCGAGATCGGCTGCCTGATCCTCACCTCCTACGACGACGACGAGGCCCTCTTCTCGGCGATCACGGCCGGAGCGGCCGGCTACGTGCTCAAACAGATCGTCGGTGCCGATCTGGTTGGCGCGATCCACGCGGTCGCCGCGGGCCGTTCGCTCCTCGACCCGGCCGTCACGCGACGGGTCCTGCACCGGCTCCGCGAAGGTCCGGTACAGGACCCGCGCCTCGCCCCGCTGGGCGACCGGGAACGAGAGGTCTTCCACCTCCTCGGCGAAGGACTCAGCAACCGCCAGATCGCCGGCCGCCTCGGCCTGTCAGACAAGACCGTCAAGAACTACGTCTCCTCTATGCTGAGCAAACTCAGGCTGACCAGCCGCACCCAAGCCGCGATCCTCGCCACCAAAACAGACACACTCGCCTTGCCGACGCAGCCGCTCAGACCCGTCGGAGGGTGAGACCGGGAACTGGCCTGTGGATCGGGGCGGCCATCGCGTCCAGCAGCGGCCCGGCCAGGGCCGGTCTCGTCGACATCTCCCGGGCTAGCCGTAGCTGACGGCGTCCGAGCCGGGCTTCTGCCCGGCGGCGTGGTCAGGGCGCCAAGCGCCGCAGGACCGCGACGATCGTGAGCGCGGACAGCGTCAGGCCAGGGGCGCCTCGCGGCCGATCGTGGCGCTCAGGGCAGTGCCGGTTGTCAGGGCCACGACCAGTGCCACCGCGATTCGCGATGAAACCGGCGCCGCGAGCAACGCGACCATCTGTCGATCACCTGCTGGACGAGTCCGGCAGTTGAGAGCGGACAGCGGCGGTCCGCCGACTCCTGGCCGATTGGCGGGCCACCGCTGTGCACGCAGCGTAGCCGCCTTGGGGGAGGTTGTCGTGATCCGTCGTGCGTCGTGGTGGCGGGCGGGGTGCATGTCGAAGCGGGACGCTGTCCACGCGGCGGGTAGGTCGACAGGCGAGCAGAACCCCGGACGCCCACGGCCACAAACGGCCGGGCAGGCCGGGTTCCGGACGGGAACTCTCTGACTCGCATGGCAGGATAGGCGGCGGTGGCCCGCCGAGGTCGTCGAGTCCCTGCGGCGGGCCACCGTTACGACCGACAGGCGCTCGCGTCCGCGCCGAGCGATGGCTGGCTGTGGTCTCGCACGTACGGCTCCCGCGCGGTCGCCTGTGTCCGCCGATCGTGTGCGGGGCAGTGCCCCGTTGGGCTGGGCTCCGGTCGGTCGGTCGGCCGGTCGGGATCGCGGGTCGTGTCCGTGTCCGGTCGGGGTGCGGTTCGGTCTGAGGACCGACCTTTCCGAGTCCGGGTCCGGACCCGGACCGGGGGACCGCTTCGTGCTCGGGCGGACGGTCGGGGGCCCGGGGCCGGCGTTTGTCAAGGGCGGGGATCGAGCGGCTGGGTGTCAGCCACTGAGATGGCCGAAGCGGTCCGCCGGACGTCGGGCCGCGCAGCAGGCCGCCGATCTCGACGCCGAGTGCGAGGTCCGTGCAATGTGGCCGTTGCGGCAGTCCGCTCGACGCGATCTGCCAGGTATCGCCTTGGTCGCGGCTGACGAAGACCCGTGCGTCGGTGGCGACGAAGACCTCGCGCCCGTCGCTGGCCTCGACCGCGAACAGCTGTTCGGTCGGCAGGTTCCGGGCGGCCCGCCAGCCGAACCTCTCCGAGCAGCAGTTCGCTGCCACGGATCGCGTACGCGCTCTCGTAGGAGTCGAAGACGACGATGTGGCGTATGGCGTCGCGGATGGCGGTGCTGGTTGGCGCCGGCCCCCCCGAGCTCGCCGTGTACTACGGATGTGATCGATCCGGCGCGGGCGTTCAACCGGCGGGCGTGGTGTTCGGGGCCTCGTCGCGCCGGTGGGCTCTTGGGATCGGTGTTGCTGTCTCAGTCCGTGCGTCGACGGCGGGTCGGCCGGGGAGTCGGCGCAGCGTCCGGGGCTTGAGCCAGTTCGAGTTCGGCGCGCAGCCGCGCGTTCTCCGTTTCCAGCTGGAGGACCTTGGCGATTCCGGCGAGGTTCAGCCCGGCCGCGAGTAGATGCCCGATCCGTTCCAGCCGGGCCAGGTCGTCGCTGCTGTAGCGACGGGTCCCGCCGTCGGAGCGGGCTGGCTCCAGCAGCCCGCGCCGCTCGTACAGGCGCAGGCTTTGGGGGTCCATCCCGACCAGATCGGCGGCCACCGAGATCCCGTACACCCCTTGGGTCGGGTCGACATCAGATGGGCTCACGGGCGCCTCCTGCGACTTCGCCGGGACCGCCGGCCGGGGACTTGCCTCAGTCTGCCACCGGTGCTATACACAAATCTAGGTCAGCCACCACAGATAAGTGGATGACCTAACGCTCTGATCTGTAGATCGTGATCGTGGAGGTGGAGTTCCGATGTTGGTGCGCACCGACCCGTTCCGGGAGCTGGACCGGCTGAGCCAGCAGGTGTTCGGCACCCTGGGCACGGTGGCCCGCCCGTCCGGGATGCCGATCGATGCGTGGCGCGAGGGTGAGGAGTTCGTGGCGGAGTTCGATCTGCCCGGCGTGGACCCCGCCACCGTGGATCTGGACGTCGAACGCAACGTGCTGACCGTGCGGGCCGAACGCCCGGCGCTGAAGGGGAACGGCGAGGTCCTGGTCGCCGAGCGGCCCCGCGGTGTGTTCAGCCGCCAGCTGATCCTCGGCGACAACCTGGACACCGAGAAGATCACCGCCAGCTACCACGCCGGCGTGCTGACCCTGCGGATCCCGGTCGCAGAGAAGGCCAAGCCCCGGAAGATCGCGATCGAGACGTCCAGCGACGACCGCCAGGCCATCAACGCCTAACCCGGGGCGGGACCGATGACGACCCTCCAGGGGACGGCGCCGGTCCGGCCGGTCGAGGCGCAGCTGGCCGACCTGATCTGCGCCGACCCCGACCTGCTCCAGGCCGAGTTCGACGCGATCATCTCGGCCGGGTGGGACAACGACGCCCCACCAGACGGGCCAAGGCGGCCAGGGCGGCCACCCGCGCCGAGACCTGTCTGGCCACGACCACCGGCGAGGGCGGACCACGCCCGCCCGCACCCGCCCGAACAGCCGACAGCCCGACGGCTCCAACTGCGCGCCGGGCAGCGAGCACCGCCCCACAGCCCAACCCCCGACCGGACTGAAAGGCACGGCGAAGGGAGGCACAGCCACTAGCCACGATCCCAAACAATGATCATAGGCACGTCGTCTCGTGTGCCGGTCTGGCCCCGGTCACCCCGACCGGGGCCAGACCGGCGTCCCGACCGAACGGATCTGTTGGTCGCCGGATCAATGATCAGTGCTGCTCGACCGTCCCGGTGGCCCTCGGCGACCCGTTCACCGAGCTGAGGCACACGGCTACGGAGGTGGCAGCAGATCTGGTCGTGGTCGGTGCCTCCTCCAGCGCGGGACACCGCCTGGTCGGATCGATCGCGACCCGCCTGGTGAAGCTGGGGCTTTGGCCGGTGACCGTTGTCCCCTGACCTCGGGCGACCCCGGGTCGGCCGGGAACACGGGATGAGGCTGGGCCGGGCTGTGCTCAGGTCCGTCAGATCCCGCGTACATCCAGCGGGCGGCAAAGCGGTCGGACGTAGCCGCTGGACGCCGCGCGGCCACGCGGTCATAGCCCTGCTCGCCGATCTTCTGCGCCGAGCTGACCAGTAACCCGGCAACCGCATCCAGCCCCCGAACGTGACACCGGTCAACGCCCGCAGCGCGGGCGCACTGATGATCAAGTACTACAGGGCGCAGATCCGGGGGCATCTGGACTTCCAGGAGTGGGCTGTGGCCGTAGGGGACACTCTGACCGGGTGGTGCTCGGCGCTGGGCCGTGATGCGTTGCTGGCGCGGTGCCGCGCAGGGCGGATCGAACCGCGAGTGAATCTGGTTTGCCGAGCAGGTAGCCCTGCCCGAAAGTTATGCCGATCATGGCGATGGTATCCCGTTCCTGGGGGGTCTCGATCCCCTCCGCGATTACACTAGCGTTGATCGCGTCGGCCAGGCGGGCGATGCCCATTGCGAGTGCGCAGCGGACGGGATCGCGGTCGATTCCCCCGGTGAGGGCGTGGTCGATTTTGATGAGGTGCGGCCGAAGTTGGATGAGCTGCTCAAGGCCGGAGTATCCGGTTCCTGCGTCGTCGACGGCGATGCGTATGCCGCGGGAACGCAGGCGCTCGACGCCCCTGAGAGCGGCCGGGGTCTCGGTCCACCGTTCGTGTTCGGTCAACTCGATGATGAGGCGGTCTCGTTCCGGCAGGTCGCAGACCAACTGCGGGAGACGCTCGGAGACTGTGTCGGGCGAGGCGTTGATCGCGATTTTGACCGTGGGTGGGAGACTTGAGAATGCCTTGATGGCTTGCTGGGCGATGAGTGTCTCCAGGTCCACATGGAGATTGACGGTTCTGGCCTCCGCGAACCAGCCCTCGGTGTCGAGGGCATGCCCGAAACACGAAGGCGGGAAGCGAGACAACGCCTCGACCGCGACTGTCTCGCCGGTGGTCAGCCGGACCACGGGCTGATAGACAATGCGGGGTCCACCTGAGTCGATAAGGTCACTGATACAGCGCGAAATCCCGCTCCGCAGCTCCCACAGCTTACGGAGATCCAGCAGATAGTCCTTGAGGAAAGAAGCCATCAGAGACAGAAAGCGGCCCTCCCGCTGCGCCAGGCCCGGCATGGTCCGGTGGGACAGACAGTAAAGTATCCCGTAAGGCTTGCCCTCTGCGTCTGCCAGACTTGTCATTGCATATGATTCGATGTTTGAAGATCTGATCACGTCCCGTGGCGCCGCCCTGGGATCTCTACGAGCCTCGCCGGTGATAGCAGTCACCAGGCCGGTTTGGAGATCGCGAAAGAAACTTTTGTCGATACCGAATGTTACCCCCGGGGAAATACCGAAGCTCGCACCGTCCCCGGCAACAACCTGTGTGACGAGGCTGCTGTCCTGCCAGATCGACAGCCCCGCCATATCCATTTTCATATGAGAAGATAGGACACTTAGCAGCTCCTTTACTTTTTGGTCGGTTTCCTGTATTCCGCTGGGGGCTATAAACGACATTTTCGTCATGTGCTCACCCAAATTCGGAGGTAACTTGCTGCTCAGCTACGGGATGACTCCATCAACTCGTCCTACCCCAAGGTGAGGGAGGAGCCCTCGCGTCCTGCCTGCGCCGAGCGTGGATCTGTGGTCGGGTGGGACCAGCGGACAGCGCGACGGGCACCCGACGAACCTCACGACAACTCGGGATGTCGAAGGTTTGCCCGGAGATCGACGCGGGAACTGCGGTTGTCGCCATGGCAGGCGGCCCGCCGACAGTCACGCCTCAAGCGCTCGCGGCGGCCGGTGGACAGGCACGGTCGATCGGCGTGTTGATGCGGACGCTCGCCAGCCAAGCCGCGCGGCCGAGGGCGCCAGCTACGGCGACATCAGCCGAGTACTCGGGACCACCCCGGCAAGGAGCGCGCAAACGCTTCCCCGGACTGCGCGGCACCGGCCACCCGGCGGCAGTCACTGTTACCGGCCTGCCCGCGCCTCCCATGCGCGACAGGCCGGACACAACAACCACAGTTACTGCGCCACCTCCCGCCGCTTCCCGGGTGCGGGTCCTGCGTCGTGGATGTGTCCGGTCAGCGGCCAGACCGGTCGGCCACCCGACCGGTCCGGCCCCGGACCTCGCCGTCCGGAGTGACGGTCGGACTCGTGCCTCAGCGGACGGTCGGGTTGGAGTCCGCGCGGATGAGGAGAGAGGACGCGATGGGCCACCGCCCACGCGCGGTCAGGCGCGCACGGTGGTCATAGCCGGCTCTGGGAACGGCGACGATCGATGGCGTGTGCTGGGGATATTGACCTGGTTCGGCTTTCGCCGGGTGCCAGCGGAGGGCTAGCGGTCCGCGTGTTGGGCGCGGCTGCCAGCGATTGGCGTGCATTCCCTACCGCGTGCGTGCGTGGACACTTTTCACCGCTGGCATCGGGGCTAGTCCGGTCGGACTATTGATCGCTGGCATGGCGCAGCTGCATTGCGAGGGTCGTTCCAAATCTTTTCCAAGATTTTCTGCTGGGCGCCTAGGGGAGCCCGCGGTGCGGTCCGCTGGGCAGAAGCAAGGGCCGCCGGTGCGTGGACGGCGATGTGACAGCGTGGCAGCTCACAGGCCTGCTGTCAGGTCGGTGGGGGTCGCTGGCACGGGTCTGGCGGGCGGGGGCTGGGGCTGTGTGCATGGGCGTGCTGTGCGCGTCGCTGTCTGCACAGTGATCTTCGCTGGGCATGGTGTGCAAGATCGCGCTGTCTTTTCGCTGGCATCGATGTGGTGTCCTCAAGGCCCCGCCACCCGAAACCTTAGGGCCAACTGGAAAAGGACACCTCGCCGTGCTCGACGAAACGCTTTCCCTTTCCGCGCGAACCGCTGACCGGGCCGCGCGGGTTCCCCTCGCCCCGGGGCTCCCGCGGATACGCCACGCGAATCGCTATCCCGGTGCCGGAGCCGATCGGTCACCCGCGCCGGCCGCGTCGCGGCGCGCTCGGCGGCCCGGCGCGACGATGCCCGCCTGGCGGACCGTCCGATCGACGACCTCCCGGCGCGCGGTCATCGCCCAAGGGCCGGACCCCATCCCGGGCGGTCCGCAGCC is a genomic window of Pseudofrankia inefficax containing:
- a CDS encoding ascorbate-dependent monooxygenase translates to MGIVRAVDVAGGVDGELAVELTTGPLGALAARDGRLYGTDLEHNEIKMLSAGGHVTTVAGTGTQGDTGDGGPATAAALDLSKGLNRYQAGLTVDAADLFLAEPSRARVRRVDRTGTVTTVAGTGIVGEPTDTGPARATQLGFPYQVTAAPDGSIFIVDLYDILSAGTTGLLGILVHH
- a CDS encoding SAM-dependent methyltransferase, producing MTGWDFESAVSGEQGSAPVDLRTDQPTPARMYDYFLGGKDNFEVDREAAAKVDAALGRTVTYDVVWENRRFLQRATRWLASAGIDQFLDIGTGLPTQGNVHEIAKQVVTAPHVVYVDNDPIVATHGRALLASDHTTTIITADARQPAGILTHPDATGLLDFSRPVAVLLVALFHFIRDSENPAGLLAEFLDAVPSGSYLVLSHLTTDGPPAEGVARTEAAYENATSPMRFRPRATIASFFDGLELVEPGLVRPWQWHPGDDDSPRTEWLYGGVARKP
- a CDS encoding response regulator, which codes for MEGVRVFLVDDHEVVRRGIRETLQDTGEIEVVGEASTAAEALRQIPTAAPNVAVLDARLQEGSGIEVCREIRADHPEIGCLILTSYDDDEALFSAITAGAAGYVLKQIVGADLVGAIHAVAAGRSLLDPAVTRRVLHRLREGPVQDPRLAPLGDREREVFHLLGEGLSNRQIAGRLGLSDKTVKNYVSSMLSKLRLTSRTQAAILATKTDTLALPTQPLRPVGG
- a CDS encoding MerR family transcriptional regulator, whose amino-acid sequence is MSPSDVDPTQGVYGISVAADLVGMDPQSLRLYERRGLLEPARSDGGTRRYSSDDLARLERIGHLLAAGLNLAGIAKVLQLETENARLRAELELAQAPDAAPTPRPTRRRRTD
- a CDS encoding Hsp20/alpha crystallin family protein, translated to MLVRTDPFRELDRLSQQVFGTLGTVARPSGMPIDAWREGEEFVAEFDLPGVDPATVDLDVERNVLTVRAERPALKGNGEVLVAERPRGVFSRQLILGDNLDTEKITASYHAGVLTLRIPVAEKAKPRKIAIETSSDDRQAINA
- a CDS encoding EAL domain-containing protein translates to MTKMSFIAPSGIQETDQKVKELLSVLSSHMKMDMAGLSIWQDSSLVTQVVAGDGASFGISPGVTFGIDKSFFRDLQTGLVTAITGEARRDPRAAPRDVIRSSNIESYAMTSLADAEGKPYGILYCLSHRTMPGLAQREGRFLSLMASFLKDYLLDLRKLWELRSGISRCISDLIDSGGPRIVYQPVVRLTTGETVAVEALSRFPPSCFGHALDTEGWFAEARTVNLHVDLETLIAQQAIKAFSSLPPTVKIAINASPDTVSERLPQLVCDLPERDRLIIELTEHERWTETPAALRGVERLRSRGIRIAVDDAGTGYSGLEQLIQLRPHLIKIDHALTGGIDRDPVRCALAMGIARLADAINASVIAEGIETPQERDTIAMIGITFGQGYLLGKPDSLAVRSALRGTAPATHHGPAPSTTRSECPLRPQPTPGSPDAPGSAPCST